One region of Streptomyces sp. NBC_00442 genomic DNA includes:
- a CDS encoding alpha/beta fold hydrolase, whose translation MSSTELPETPAAAALAPRVSAVGVAEGEELRSVSLSGLTLTVRSRPGTGAGREPALYVHGLGGSSQNWSALMPLLADRLDGEAVDLPGFGDSPPPDNGDYSLSAHARTVIRLLESSGRGPVHLIGNSLGGAVSTRVAAVRPDLVRTLTLVSPALPELRVQRTAWPTVLVALPGVASLFAKLSRDWTAEDRTRGVLALCYGDPGRVSPEGFDAAVREMERRLQLPYFWDAMARSARGIVDAYTLGGQHGLWRQAERVLAPTLLVYGARDQLVSYRMARRAAAAFRDSRLLTLPDAGHVAMMEYPEAVARAVRELIDDNSGGGRRDDRGNRS comes from the coding sequence ATGTCTTCGACCGAGCTGCCGGAAACCCCCGCCGCTGCCGCCCTGGCGCCACGGGTGAGCGCGGTCGGGGTCGCCGAGGGCGAGGAGCTGCGCTCCGTGAGCCTGTCCGGCCTCACGCTGACCGTCCGCTCACGGCCCGGCACCGGCGCCGGCCGCGAACCCGCGCTGTACGTCCACGGGCTCGGCGGCTCCTCGCAGAACTGGTCGGCGCTGATGCCGCTGCTCGCGGACCGGCTCGACGGCGAGGCCGTGGATCTGCCCGGCTTCGGGGACTCCCCGCCGCCGGACAACGGTGACTACTCGCTCTCCGCCCATGCCCGCACCGTGATCCGTCTGCTCGAATCCTCCGGCCGCGGGCCCGTCCATCTGATCGGCAACTCGCTCGGCGGCGCCGTCTCCACCCGCGTCGCGGCCGTCCGGCCCGACCTGGTGCGCACCCTGACGCTCGTCTCGCCCGCGCTGCCGGAGCTCCGCGTCCAGCGCACCGCCTGGCCGACGGTTCTGGTGGCGCTGCCCGGAGTGGCCTCCCTGTTCGCGAAGCTGAGCCGGGACTGGACCGCCGAGGACCGCACCCGCGGGGTGCTGGCCCTCTGTTACGGCGACCCGGGCAGGGTGAGCCCCGAGGGGTTCGACGCGGCCGTCAGGGAGATGGAGCGGCGCCTCCAACTGCCGTACTTCTGGGACGCGATGGCGCGCTCGGCCCGTGGCATCGTGGACGCGTACACCCTGGGCGGCCAGCACGGCCTGTGGCGGCAGGCGGAGCGGGTGCTCGCGCCGACGCTGCTCGTGTACGGGGCGCGTGACCAGCTCGTCTCGTACCGGATGGCGCGCCGCGCGGCGGCCGCCTTCCGTGACTCGCGGCTGCTGACCCTGCCCGACGCCGGGCACGTGGCGATGATGGAGTACCCCGAGGCGGTCGCACGGGCCGTGCGGGAGCTGATCGACGACAACAGCGGCGGCGGACGCCGCGACGACCGAGGAAACAGGAGCTGA
- a CDS encoding TetR/AcrR family transcriptional regulator codes for MTAIEQTEAARPRGTRLPRRARRNQLLGAAQEVFVAQGYHAAAMDDIAERAGVSKPVLYQHFPGKLELYLALLDQHCESLLHAVRTALASTSDNKLRVAATMDAYFAYVEDEGGAFRLVFESDLTNEPAVRERVDRVSLQCAEAISDVIAEDTGLSKDESMLLAVGLGGVSQVVARYWLSSESTIPRDKAVTLLTSLAWRGIAGFPLHGTEGH; via the coding sequence GTGACAGCCATCGAGCAGACCGAGGCGGCGCGCCCGCGAGGCACGCGCCTGCCGCGCCGGGCCCGCCGCAATCAGCTCCTGGGCGCGGCCCAGGAAGTCTTCGTCGCGCAGGGTTACCACGCGGCCGCCATGGATGACATCGCGGAGCGCGCCGGCGTCTCCAAGCCGGTGCTCTACCAGCACTTCCCGGGCAAGCTGGAGCTGTACCTGGCCCTCCTCGACCAGCACTGCGAGTCGCTGCTCCACGCGGTGCGCACCGCCCTCGCGTCGACCTCGGACAACAAGCTCCGTGTCGCCGCGACGATGGACGCCTACTTCGCGTACGTGGAGGACGAGGGCGGCGCCTTCCGGCTGGTCTTCGAGTCGGACCTGACCAACGAACCGGCCGTGCGCGAGCGCGTGGACCGGGTCAGCCTCCAGTGCGCGGAGGCCATCTCCGACGTCATCGCCGAGGACACCGGCCTCTCCAAGGACGAGTCGATGCTGCTCGCCGTGGGCCTGGGCGGCGTCTCCCAGGTGGTGGCGCGCTACTGGCTCTCCAGCGAGTCGACGATCCCCCGCGACAAGGCGGTCACGCTCCTCACCTCGCTCGCCTGGCGCGGTATCGCGGGCTTCCCGCTGCACGGCACCGAGGGCCACTGA
- a CDS encoding DUF3107 domain-containing protein: MEVKIGVQHAPREIVLESGQSAEEVESAVADALAGKAQLLSLADDKGRRVLVPADKIAYVEIGEPAVRRVGFGAL; this comes from the coding sequence GTGGAGGTCAAGATCGGCGTGCAGCACGCACCCCGGGAGATCGTTCTGGAGAGCGGGCAGTCCGCCGAAGAGGTCGAGAGCGCGGTTGCCGACGCCCTCGCCGGCAAGGCGCAGCTGCTCAGCCTCGCGGACGACAAGGGCCGCAGGGTCCTGGTGCCTGCCGACAAGATCGCTTACGTGGAGATCGGCGAGCCGGCGGTCCGCCGGGTGGGCTTCGGCGCGCTGTAG
- a CDS encoding ferritin-like fold-containing protein, with protein sequence METSDNATAAEETTPEPERTGIAAQDWTTASALPQYRAAVVDLLGALAYGELAAFERLADDAKLAPSLADKAELAKMASAEFLHFERLRNRLAQIDAEPTAAMEPFAKALDDFHQQTAPSDWLEGLVKAYVGDSIASDFYREVANHLDSDTRSLVLAVLDDTGHGNFAVEKVRAAIEADPRVGGRLALWARRLMGEALSQAQRVVAERDALSTMLVGGVDGVAAGFDLAAVGEMFTRITKAHTKRMAALGLAA encoded by the coding sequence ATGGAGACGTCTGACAACGCCACTGCAGCCGAAGAAACCACCCCGGAACCCGAGCGCACCGGGATCGCCGCCCAGGACTGGACGACGGCCTCCGCGCTTCCCCAGTACCGGGCGGCGGTCGTGGACCTCCTGGGCGCCCTCGCGTACGGCGAGCTCGCCGCCTTCGAGCGGCTCGCCGACGACGCGAAGCTGGCCCCCTCCCTCGCGGACAAGGCGGAGCTGGCGAAGATGGCCTCCGCCGAATTCCTCCACTTCGAGCGGCTGCGGAACCGTCTCGCGCAGATCGACGCGGAGCCGACGGCGGCGATGGAGCCCTTCGCCAAGGCGCTCGACGACTTCCACCAGCAGACCGCCCCGTCGGACTGGCTGGAGGGTCTGGTCAAGGCGTACGTGGGCGACTCGATCGCGAGCGACTTCTACCGCGAGGTCGCCAACCACCTGGACTCCGACACCCGCTCCCTGGTGCTCGCGGTGCTCGACGACACCGGGCACGGCAACTTCGCCGTGGAGAAGGTGCGGGCCGCGATCGAGGCGGACCCGAGGGTCGGCGGCCGGCTCGCGCTGTGGGCGCGCCGCCTGATGGGCGAGGCGCTTTCGCAGGCCCAGCGGGTGGTGGCCGAACGTGACGCGCTCTCCACGATGCTGGTCGGCGGCGTGGACGGGGTGGCCGCGGGCTTCGACCTCGCGGCGGTGGGCGAGATGTTCACGCGGATCACCAAGGCCCACACCAAGCGGATGGCGGCCCTGGGGCTCGCCGCCTAG
- a CDS encoding DEAD/DEAH box helicase — protein sequence MSPFPIQELTLPVALSGADIIGQAKTGTGKTLGFGLPLLERVTVPADVEAGRATSDQLTNTPQALVVVPTRELCQQVTNDLLTAGKVRNVRVLAIYGGRAYEPQVEALKKGVDVIVGTPGRLLDLAGQRKLDLSHVKALVLDEADEMLDLGFLPDVEKIIQHLPPKRQTMLFSATMPGAVIGLARRYMSQPTHIRATSPDDEGTTVANTEQFVYRAHSMDKPEMVARILQAEGRGLAMIFCRTKRTAADIAEQLAKRGFASGAVHGDLGQGAREQALRAFRNGKVDVLVCTDVAARGIDVEGVTHVINYQSPEEEKTYLHRIGRTGRAGKKGIAITLVDWDDIPRWQLINKALDLKFPDPPETYSTSPHLFEELKIPAGTKGVLPRGARTRAGLAAEEVEDLGETGGRGRKSAAAAPVVTEERPERTRTPRQRRRTRGGSQGEAVDTAPAPVAAPAADAVETVTEPRTPRRRRRTRVGAPSSAPQAAAAPVAQAAPVAVAEPVVAQAQAQVKAEPAAVAPVKAQSRRRPAPVAEPAPAAAEAKARRRRVRKADPASEVGFVTPESAALELARAAKAATTAAITVVAEAPAAVAPAVEAQAPVKARRTRTKKAAEAVEVVEAAPEAVAVTAVLEVEAPVKPRRTRTKKAAEAVEVVEAAPEVAEAPVKARRTRAKKTAEPVEAVEAAPEVAEAPVKARRTRAKKTAEPVEAVEAAPEAAEAPAKPRRTRAKKAVAVAEVAPEAAEAPVKARRTRAKKTAEAVEAAPEVAEAPVKARRSRAKKAVEAAPEA from the coding sequence GTGTCCCCGTTCCCCATTCAGGAGCTGACGCTCCCCGTCGCGCTCTCCGGGGCCGACATCATCGGCCAGGCCAAGACCGGCACCGGCAAGACGCTCGGCTTCGGCCTCCCGCTCCTGGAGCGCGTGACCGTCCCCGCCGACGTCGAGGCCGGCCGCGCCACCTCCGACCAGCTCACCAACACCCCGCAGGCCCTCGTCGTCGTCCCGACGCGCGAGCTGTGCCAGCAGGTGACCAACGACCTCCTGACCGCCGGCAAGGTGCGCAACGTCCGCGTGCTGGCGATCTACGGCGGCCGGGCGTACGAGCCGCAGGTCGAGGCGCTCAAGAAGGGCGTCGACGTGATCGTCGGCACCCCGGGCCGCCTGCTCGACCTCGCCGGCCAGCGCAAGCTGGACCTCTCCCACGTCAAGGCGCTCGTCCTGGACGAGGCCGACGAGATGCTCGACCTCGGCTTCCTGCCGGACGTCGAGAAGATCATCCAGCACCTGCCGCCGAAGCGTCAGACGATGCTGTTCTCCGCGACCATGCCGGGCGCCGTCATCGGCCTCGCCCGCCGCTACATGTCGCAGCCCACGCACATCCGCGCCACGTCGCCGGACGACGAGGGCACGACCGTCGCCAACACCGAGCAGTTCGTCTACCGCGCCCACTCCATGGACAAGCCGGAGATGGTCGCGCGCATCCTGCAGGCCGAGGGCCGCGGGCTCGCGATGATCTTCTGCCGTACGAAGCGCACCGCCGCCGACATCGCCGAGCAGCTCGCCAAGCGCGGCTTCGCCTCCGGCGCGGTCCACGGCGACCTCGGCCAGGGCGCCCGCGAGCAGGCGCTGCGGGCGTTCCGCAACGGCAAGGTCGACGTGCTGGTCTGCACCGACGTCGCCGCTCGCGGCATCGACGTCGAGGGCGTCACCCACGTCATCAACTACCAGTCGCCCGAGGAGGAGAAGACCTACCTCCACCGCATCGGCCGCACCGGCCGCGCGGGCAAGAAGGGCATCGCGATCACGCTGGTCGACTGGGACGACATCCCCCGCTGGCAGCTGATCAACAAGGCGCTCGACCTGAAGTTCCCGGACCCGCCCGAGACGTACTCGACGTCTCCGCACCTGTTCGAGGAGCTGAAGATCCCGGCGGGCACGAAGGGCGTACTGCCCCGTGGTGCCCGCACTCGCGCCGGGCTCGCCGCCGAAGAGGTCGAGGACCTCGGCGAGACCGGTGGGCGCGGCCGCAAGTCCGCCGCCGCGGCTCCCGTCGTCACCGAGGAGCGCCCGGAGCGTACGCGCACGCCGCGCCAGCGCCGCCGCACCCGGGGAGGCTCGCAGGGCGAGGCCGTCGACACCGCTCCCGCACCCGTCGCGGCTCCGGCCGCCGACGCGGTCGAGACCGTGACCGAGCCGCGCACTCCGCGCCGCCGTCGCCGCACCCGCGTGGGTGCGCCGTCGTCCGCGCCGCAGGCCGCCGCGGCGCCGGTGGCCCAGGCCGCTCCGGTCGCCGTCGCCGAGCCGGTCGTCGCTCAGGCTCAGGCTCAGGTCAAGGCCGAGCCCGCCGCCGTGGCCCCGGTCAAGGCGCAGTCGCGGCGTCGTCCCGCCCCGGTCGCCGAGCCCGCCCCCGCCGCGGCCGAGGCCAAGGCACGCCGTCGCCGGGTACGCAAGGCCGACCCGGCCTCCGAGGTCGGTTTCGTGACGCCGGAGTCCGCGGCGCTCGAACTGGCGAGGGCCGCGAAGGCAGCGACCACCGCCGCGATCACCGTCGTCGCGGAGGCTCCGGCCGCCGTGGCCCCGGCCGTCGAGGCCCAGGCGCCGGTCAAGGCGCGGCGTACGCGGACGAAGAAGGCCGCGGAAGCGGTCGAGGTCGTCGAGGCCGCACCCGAGGCGGTCGCCGTGACCGCGGTCCTGGAGGTCGAGGCGCCGGTCAAGCCGCGGCGCACGCGGACGAAGAAGGCCGCGGAAGCGGTCGAGGTCGTCGAGGCCGCACCCGAGGTGGCCGAGGCGCCGGTCAAGGCGCGCCGCACCCGCGCGAAGAAGACCGCGGAACCCGTTGAGGCCGTCGAGGCCGCACCCGAGGTGGCCGAGGCGCCGGTCAAGGCGCGCCGCACCCGCGCGAAGAAGACCGCGGAACCCGTTGAGGCCGTCGAGGCCGCACCCGAGGCGGCCGAGGCGCCGGCCAAGCCGCGGCGCACTCGTGCCAAGAAGGCCGTGGCGGTGGCCGAGGTCGCACCCGAGGCGGCCGAGGCGCCGGTCAAGGCGCGGCGTACGCGGGCGAAGAAGACCGCGGAGGCCGTCGAGGCGGCGCCGGAGGTTGCCGAGGCGCCGGTCAAGGCGCGGCGCAGTCGGGCGAAGAAGGCCGTCGAGGCCGCCCCCGAGGCGTAA
- a CDS encoding class I SAM-dependent methyltransferase: MDPTHVNPQPASAPETAVRCPATRPAFLREAARTFGTTGAVAPSSRRLADRLAAPMWPSAMVRRPAAVLEVGAGTGPVTRALAALTGPADRLDAVEINPRFVRVLRDALRTDPVMAAAADRIRILPGSITELRLDREYDVIVSCLPFTNFQPEQVRSILARYLSVLAPGGHLTFFAYLGTRVVRTALSGRAEAARHREVSSVIDEFARRHGGRQSVVWRNLPPARVWHLRVPERTGRRTAPAT; this comes from the coding sequence ATGGATCCGACGCACGTGAATCCGCAGCCCGCGTCCGCCCCCGAGACGGCCGTCCGCTGCCCTGCCACCCGGCCCGCGTTCCTGCGCGAGGCTGCCCGCACCTTCGGTACCACCGGTGCCGTCGCGCCGAGCAGCCGGCGCCTCGCCGACCGGCTGGCCGCCCCGATGTGGCCCTCGGCCATGGTGCGGCGCCCGGCGGCGGTCCTGGAGGTGGGGGCGGGGACCGGCCCGGTGACCCGGGCGCTGGCCGCGCTCACCGGGCCCGCGGACCGGCTGGACGCCGTCGAGATCAATCCGCGTTTCGTACGGGTCCTGCGCGACGCACTGCGAACCGACCCGGTCATGGCGGCGGCGGCCGACCGGATCAGGATCCTGCCGGGTTCGATCACCGAGCTGCGGCTCGACCGGGAGTACGACGTCATCGTCTCGTGCCTGCCGTTCACCAACTTCCAGCCGGAGCAGGTCCGTTCGATCCTGGCCCGCTATCTGTCGGTGCTGGCCCCGGGCGGGCATCTGACGTTCTTCGCCTACCTCGGTACGCGTGTCGTGCGTACCGCTCTCAGCGGTCGCGCGGAGGCCGCCAGGCATCGTGAAGTGTCCTCGGTCATCGACGAGTTCGCCCGACGGCACGGGGGGCGGCAGAGCGTGGTGTGGCGCAACCTTCCCCCGGCCCGGGTGTGGCACCTGCGCGTCCCCGAGCGGACCGGCCGACGCACGGCCCCCGCCACGTGA
- a CDS encoding sensor histidine kinase → MLNADARRWPWWAEALLVVLVGELSVRTGVVGADGDALDPRVAGAAFASLSLLLRYRLPAVTAGVTTAAAAWLGDPLPLLIAVFHLASRGRTAVAAVAAVAALIGNHVLQPGHLLWSVRSYGPVMPFGLALALGLWANSRRRLVAGLTVRLDQLRVERELRVKQARLHERARIAAEMHDVLAHRLSLLALYAGALRRRADELPEPVAERIAQLRTTSKDALDDLRDVLGALRDHTDGGAARTPGLQDLSELLDEARSAGQRIEADVRGSAEGLPASHRLAVHRLVQESLTNARKHAPGAPVRVTVRYGPPLSTVEVGNGPGTAPRDAAAPGGYGLIGLAERVAALNGSLHYGPSGSGGWLIAAGLPLGQGANGRPEQGTS, encoded by the coding sequence GTGCTGAATGCGGATGCCCGGAGATGGCCGTGGTGGGCGGAGGCCCTGCTGGTCGTGCTGGTCGGCGAGTTGTCGGTGCGGACCGGCGTCGTCGGGGCCGACGGCGACGCCCTCGATCCGCGGGTCGCGGGCGCGGCCTTCGCGAGCCTGTCGCTGCTCCTGCGATACCGGCTCCCCGCCGTCACCGCGGGTGTCACCACCGCCGCGGCCGCCTGGCTCGGGGACCCGCTGCCGCTCCTGATCGCCGTCTTCCACCTCGCCTCGCGGGGACGGACCGCGGTCGCCGCGGTCGCCGCGGTGGCGGCGCTGATCGGCAACCACGTCCTGCAGCCCGGCCACCTCCTGTGGAGCGTGCGCTCCTACGGCCCGGTCATGCCGTTCGGTCTGGCTCTGGCCCTCGGTCTGTGGGCGAACAGCAGACGCCGGCTCGTTGCCGGCCTCACCGTCCGGCTCGATCAGCTACGGGTGGAGCGTGAACTACGCGTGAAACAAGCCAGGTTGCACGAGCGAGCCAGGATCGCGGCCGAGATGCACGACGTCCTCGCCCACCGCCTCAGCCTGCTGGCCCTCTATGCGGGTGCGCTGCGCCGACGCGCCGACGAGCTCCCGGAACCGGTCGCCGAACGCATCGCCCAGCTGCGCACCACCTCCAAGGACGCGCTCGACGACCTGCGCGACGTCCTCGGGGCACTCCGGGACCACACCGACGGCGGCGCCGCCCGGACCCCGGGGCTTCAGGATCTGTCCGAGCTGCTCGACGAGGCCCGCTCGGCGGGGCAGCGGATCGAGGCCGATGTCCGGGGCAGCGCCGAGGGCCTGCCGGCCAGTCACCGGCTCGCCGTGCACCGCCTGGTGCAGGAGTCCCTCACCAACGCCCGCAAGCACGCCCCCGGCGCCCCGGTGCGGGTCACCGTGCGGTACGGGCCGCCGCTGTCCACCGTCGAGGTCGGCAATGGCCCGGGGACGGCGCCCCGGGACGCCGCCGCGCCCGGCGGCTACGGTCTTATCGGGCTGGCCGAGCGGGTCGCCGCCCTCAACGGCAGCCTGCACTACGGGCCGTCCGGCTCCGGTGGCTGGCTGATCGCCGCCGGACTCCCCCTCGGCCAGGGCGCCAACGGCCGTCCGGAGCAGGGAACTTCATGA